ATAATCCTGAGCTGATCTTTCAATTGTTACAAAAGGGGATCCAAACGCGAGGTCGAAACGTTTAAGATatcggtatatatatatttaaacacgTGCTGGAGGACGGGCGCCATAAAATACAGAGGGTGAAAAAACTACGTAACTATTACAGAAAGATACGGACAACTCGACCACCTCTCTatcaattattaacgatataACAACTTTGAAAGTATGTCGGGCGTTAAAATTCCCTTTCATTTTCAACGCGAAATCTCTTCCAAAAAGTTTTTAAACTTTGTTACTTGTGAACCTAAAATAATCGTCCTGTATTCGCTCGTACCCAAGAGGGTTGCAATCGCGTGCGGGAAAAGTTTTACCACAAAAAGTCCCTTTCCCTTTCAAGGGGAAACTTCTTCCAAAAAGTTTCTAAACCTTTCTACTCGCGAAGAAAGATTCAAACTACTCGTATCCCACATTTGGGAGATCTGTGCTACAAATACACCTAAAATAATCATCCCTTATTCGCTCGTATCCAAGACGAAGTGAAAGTATCTTGAGTGCAATATTTTCTCGTCCcttttacaaaaagaaaattcttgCAAAAAGATTCAAACTACTCATAACCTACATTTGGGAGTTCTGTGCTACAAATACCCCTAAAATAATCATTCTCTATTCTCTCGTACCCAAGAAAGTTGTAATAACGAGCGAAAAAAGTTTTACTCCaaaaatttccttttcttttcagaGAAAAACTTTTTCCAAAAAGTTTCCAAACCTTTCTACTCGCGAAGAAAGCTTCCAACTACTCATAACCTATACTTGGGAGCTCCGTGCTACAAATACACCTAAAATAATCCTCCTCTATTCGCTCGTACCCAAGAAGGTTGTAATAACGAGCGAAAAAAGTTTTACTCCAAAAATTCCCTTTTCTTTTCAGAGAAAAACTTTTTCCAAAAAGTTTCCAAACCTTTCTACTCGCGAAGAAAGATTCCAACTACTCATAACCTACATTTGGTATCTCCGTGCTACAAATACACGAAAAGTAATCCTCCTCTATTCGCTCGTACCCAAAAAAGTTGTAATCACGAGCGAAAAAAGTTTTATTCCAAAAAGTTTCCAAACCTTTCTACTCGCGAAGAAAGATTCCAACTACTCATAACCTACATTTGATATCTCCGTGCTACAAATACCCCGAAAATAATCCTCCTCTATTCGCTCGTACCCAAAAGACTAAGTAATCGGTAGCTGGAAAATGTTTCACGCGCGTTGAATCTGTTCTCCGTGTTGTATTATGAACGGGTCCGCGCGAAACGGAATCCGTGCGCTTACGCGCGGCAAGCAATCTCGGTCAGCGTCCCTTCTCCCGGTCCGTCAAAAATATTGATTCGGTGGTAGCGGTGGGCACCGGTGGAATCTGCCCGGCGCTCGTCGAGGTGGTCAGTAGCAATCAGCATCGAAACTTTCCCTCGAGCTGCGCGGCTAGATCGTTTGGGCCTTGGGCTGTTCGTTGACGAGAACACGTTTCGTACCGCGCGTCTCGCCCCGTCTTGCCAGCAACAGCGGCCACCACGGTGTGGTTCCACGCGCGCAATTACGTATAGTACTCGCGGTTCCGTTCTCTACTGGCGAGGATCGTCGCCTTAGTCGCGGGCTTGCGCTGCAATCGCATCGAGCGACGAACAGCGAGCGTGAACAGTGCTTCAGCAGCTCTCGAGGCCGAATGGTTGGCCTCGCCAACCCCTGATCCGGTCGTtgttctgtctctctttctctctctatctatctatctatctctctttctctttttgtctctgtctctgtctctatcTCGCTCTCGGTGGCTCCCTCCGGTCTCACGACACCTTGAGCGCCGCCCGGTCGCGTGCAGGACTACTTGGGTGACCGCGGGAAGGACTCGTTGGATCGTTGAAGGATATACCCCATAATCGTGCAAGGATACAGACGCCAACCATGAGGCGCGCTCACGTCCTCCTCGTCTGCCTGTTGGTCGTCCTCGATTTTTATGGTAAGCGTGCACCCGTCGTGTCTGGGGTAACCATGGTTCAACGATCCCCCGAGGGGTGGGTTTTAGCAAAACTGGCCGCGCTATCGATCCCGGTTTCCTTCGCCACAGACCTAGCTTCCCTCGATGACTAAGGTAAATGTCCCGATCGTCGACATACTTTTTAGACAACTTCGAAACGGTTACTGACAACCGAGGGGGGGAACACTTTTCGATCGCGTCGGTGCCATGGAACCTTTTACGGGGGTACGAActgtatattttccattttttgttttctctcgcTTCTCCTCGACCACGatagtttatcttttatttgaattttcaagggGCAAGTGAACGGTGTGGCTGTACGGGGGACATCGTAGGATCCACGAGTGTAACGAGAAACGTAGCGATCGAGATTTTTATGCGAACTTTGTAACATCGAAGGGGAATTGTTCGtcatttttcgtaatttcgatCGTGGGAACGATTCAGCGATTTTTTCGGTCGTGACGAAAATAACTATTACAGTGTTGCTACGGATTATTGATTGGATTTTACGGTTTACCGAAAATAGGGAACGTAACGACTCTACCGAACTGTTGACAATCGTATCGACGATTACCTCTATGAATCGAATCGGAAGTGACTGTAACTGGGCTAGTGTCTACATTAGGTGCATTTATCTTATCCTCGTCGAGagtgaaattgtaaatattcctGATCATCAACGATTCGTCTTGAGTACAATACGTCGATACGTTCGCAAAGTGTAACAACAACACCGCtcgaaagtatttaaatatatcgttGCGTGTACATtcgataaaagagaaaataGAGTAAACCGTAACATAATTGATCATCGTGTACACCCAATTGTTGTTTTCTTGTTACGCGTATATAAAATCTTGTCACTTTAATTCGTAGATAAgactactattatttttttaatacttttagcGGTAGGGCACGTGAGAAACgtttattactattttttattctcgtACTCGTCATCGAACACTTACCGAGGGACGTTCAACCCCGAAAATTGTTACGGTAGCGGTGTCATTAATCGTAATTTTCAGctatacaaaattttcttcgataatgGAACAACATATCTCGTATAATTTCGACcgttaaatttaaattccattCAGGGTTGTTCTTTCCAACTCTTCGGTATACATATCGCGGCTAAAAGTGAATCAAGTTACTTCCTCGTTCGAGAGGTGTCGAGTGTTCGAGGCGTAGTACTAGTGTGGCGACCGATTTAACAATgatcgcggaaatgtacaatATTATGATTGCTCGTCGAGTCGATCGTCAGGGCGGTTGAAGCAAGGCGAAATTGTCGAAACTATAACGTTCGAAACTAGCACGCTCCATTTGGAAATTTTCctaaatatttcgaacgcgatGTATCGATTAATTCTTGTAAATTCTCCGATAAATTTACTCGGATGAATCTTAACAATTTTGCGTTCTCGACCCTCGAAAGTTACCGAACTGCTCGTTAATTTACCCCATCGATTTAAAACATCCACTTCTCgagcaaaatttaattttcaacgagcAAAATTCTACTTTTTACTCCTTATTTTTGACGCGTTGTCGCTCGTTGTAAAATCCGATCAAACGTCGAGATATTCTCgccaatttataaatattaatgtcaCGAAGTATTATCAATTCGCAGTAGGTCGTTCCCAGTTTGCGTTGCTTTAATAAGAAACCCTCGGCTTCTTCTGTTCTGTAATTACGATTACGAAGGTCTCTACGAGTGACCACGAACGATCGTAGAAGCAAGATTTGGGTGTGCAGACAGCCCGAGTAAATTTATCGGGCGGTGTGTCTTTCTGGGGCAGGTAGCTGCATTGATTTTTATATCGCGTAGGGTCACGGGGACAATGAACCCTTCCGCGATGTTTTCCACACTCGAGCAACACGACCCAATTGATAAACTTCGTTTTTGATGGCCACGTTGACgaagcattgaaaaatatttaacgcgtATTTTCAATAcatcgaacgattttcgagaGTTGGAGAACTACCCTCAAATTTCTGAACGAAATAATTAGTTCAATTTCTTGAGAACCGATCGAGATGGaaaaacgtgaacgtataatatggttcgaataaaaattacccAATCGTAGCACCAAACTAACCAATCGAATCAGATGTGATctgataatatttttttcgtacTGTATTATCGTGCGTTGAAAACGAATTTGTTGtcgtattaaaaattgttcatcgtCCCCATTGATCGTCCAGAAATTGaatgatcgaatattttttatccCAGTTTTCAACTCATGAAACGTAAATATCGCACgataaaagaaatatcgatATAATATTATTCAATGCTCTATTTGTGTAACGAGTTTAATCGGAAACAGAAATTGTCGAAGGTTTTTTATACGGAGCGCGAAGTTTCTCGgaatttatcaagcgtttcataaCTGAAATCTCTGACAACGTTCGTCAATTCGAAGCTGTCGAATGTTGACCTATATAAACACAAGAGGACATTTACGCAACGAATCGGCGAACGCGGGAACTGATACACGTTGAAATCTAACGTTTAAAAAACAAATTGTATGTTTGTCCCCTCGGTGTAGGTCGTTTGATCGTCGCGTTATCGCCATTACACGATGACCTCTTCTATCAGTCGCTCGATTCAACTTGAAACTCCATCTGTTTCGAACTGTTAGGAATGTAATTTTGTATACAAATGGTCAGTGACTCTGTTAGAAATTATTCTTCAAAGTTCCGGTCGTTTCCTTTCGAATACGTAGGAACAACGTTGACGAGTTGTCGTTGAAGAGCAATCGATACAGAGAGTATTTTTAACCGCGTAAATTGGGGACTCTTctgataatttaatatttaaatatcgtgcaggtatttcgaatattacgaaGGAACGTAAAGGAATAGTAAAGTATTTCAATACCgctattcgaacattcgagtatttaaatataattattcgagtaatagaaAAAAAGTACAATGAACCGAGTAATAGAAAAAAAGTACAATGAACTTCATTTATACGACCACATGACTCTACTCGAGTAGCACGAATATCGAAACATTCAATCGGTGtacaaaatactcgaataccgtTCGAGTAGTCGAGAGTTGAActtgtattcgaattatattcgttgaatattcgaatcaccaaagtgttcgagtagtattcgaattgtattcgtcgaatattcgaatcaccaaagtgttcgagtagtattcgaattgtattcgtcgaatattcgaatcaccaaagtgttcgagtagtattcgaattgtattcgtcgaatattcgaatctccgaagtgttcgaatattcgaatacggacAAATTCGTCAAGTAATCCCTATCCTGATGCGAACGCGATCTTCGACCGATGattaatttctgaaatattGTTACAACGTTTCAGGTACACACGGGATGCAATGTTACTTGTGTAACAGCCACAATGACAGTCGATGCGCCGACAAACAACCTCCGGATGCCCTTAAAAAAGATTGCTCCGATCTCAAGGACGGCGCAAAGTATACGATGTGCCGAAAGATTACTCAAGTCATTGAGTTTAGCGTTAATGGACGTAAGTAATACACAAGTTGTTTCATTACGGCAACACAAGCACCTTTGTAATCATTTTCGACGAATTCCATAAATACCTCGTTCAGAATCCTTTGGTCGACCGCTCGCACGAATTCTGCGTATAATAAATTGATACGAGTAGCGAGTACAGTGACAGTAAATTCGATAGTAAGTTTAGTAGGATTTTGTGGAACGCCGAATAGCAATACAACAATCCACCGCAGCAAGCTATCTGCATTAACCCAGATTAATACAGCACCCTCATTATTCTATAGAAAGCCACCACGCATTGTCGAGCATGCTACTGCAGCTTGATTAGTACAATACGTATACCGCACTACGGTAGTCCGATTCGTACATCGCAATATAGAAACATACGTACCGTCCTATTAACTAAACAATTTCGAGGTATTCGGTTTCGTAGTTTGCACGTTCGTTCGAATTACCATTTGTCGGTACTCGAGCGTAGAATTCCCGCGCGGGCCTTCTACGAGAGATAATCGAGAGAAGTCGGAAGTCGTTTGCTTGGcaagagaaacgataaaagatctGGAAATAGTGGGATCGCTTGAAACGTATCTCGCTACTGGCTGAACGTCTGAGCGTAACTAATCCACGACAAGATATATTCGTCCGAGGTTACCTATTAGCCGCGGTCAGGTTACTCTCGACACATCGGTCATTTTACGATACGCAAGAGCCTCTCGATGTAAATACTCGTACGATCGTTTACGCAACATGGCCGCCACGGGAGCACCAGTAGTATCCTTAACTGTTTAAACAAATTGTCGATTCGAATGAACCAAGTTCAGTAACGGAAATTCTCCTTCTGTTGCAGAATCTAACGTCTCTCTATTAATTCGAGACTCTATCGTAGCGTTCGCGATGACGGATCGAACATTGGATCTACCGGCGCGGGTCATTAACGACCTGCGTGGGTCTTTATTGGCCCGCGTGGGTCTTTATTGACCCGCGTGGGTCATAATTGGCCCGGACGCTTGGCCGGGTCCTTTGAAAGGCTAAAATCATTTTCCACGTTGGTCGAAATCATTTTTCACATGAGATTGCCGCGAATCTTTAATCGATCGTGAGTGTTTTCGTACAGTTCCAGCTGACACCCGGGTCATAAGAGGTTGCGGATGGGACGAATCAAACTACAAAGGGAAGTGTTACCAACGGAGCGGTTTCGGTGGTCGTCAGGAGGTCTGCTCGTGTTTGACGGACTACTGCAACGCGGCGACGCCGAGCGTGCTACTCCCGAAATCCTTGATCCTCACGTGTATACTGGGCAGCTTTCTGCTGGCGTTCATCCGTAATTAGTTCCGAGAATTTTACCACAACTCCCGAACAGCCGACGAAAAAAGGGGGATGCGTTCGAGATCGTTAGTACCTTAACACAGCAGCTTCGACCTCGCATACtcgagaaacggaaagagacgacgacgacgacgacgacaatgaCAACGGGACAATGGATTCCAGAGGAAGTACCTACTCTCCTTTGATCTCTTGTCGCTGATAAGAGGTGCGCGCGGGGAAACGAGCCGAGCAGCcatttatttttagttttattttttttttatttatttttttttttgttttcgtttcttgTTTTCACCCTTTGTTTCGAACGCGAAAAGATTTTTACGTTGTACACTTGGAGAATTGAACTGCCGGCGATCTCGAAGATGTGTACCTATTtggtgaaagaagcggaggaccCGCCCCCGACGGGAGGGGGGAGGGCGCGCAATTTTTAATTCCGAAATCGTAGAGACGGCGACTTCCTCCTGTCCATACGATCGAACGGTTATACGTAGCTTAGAGAAAATGTGCACGCTGTTCCTGATCACCTGTCCGTTTTCGAAACGATGCGCGTCGAGAACGCTCACGCGCATGCGCCCAGGCGgggagaaatttctttttttcgtcgacGATACCCGTCGTACACGGTTAAATCGCGAGTCGGGACCGCGAAACGAATTGTAACCAAAGAACTACACCATCGAAGATAATCGAAAGAGTATGCACAcacgcgcacgcacacacatacacacacacacacagacagacagacataTACACAAAAGAGTAGAATACGCGCAAAATTAATCGCCAACGAGCCCGCACAATATTCGCGCCCGAAATTTTCGTCAGACCGTGTCGTTGATGTTGGTAACGCGTTGTCCAATCAACGATACCAAAATTTACGCATAACTTACGCGAATGTTCGCCATTTTTTACCGAACATACCCGTATAGGGATACAGGAACAGTATGTTTTTCATACTTTTTGCAAAAAACAGCCTGGCGATCGTTCCTCGATCATGCATATAATCCTTCTTGGAAAAGTTCAACTTAGATGCTGAAGGTGTGACGATGGTCACATTGTGTTCACTCGACAATTTTCTCTGCGTAGAGCTTAAGAATGATATTACGCACGCAACGATCGCGCAACGTGTTTCACCGTGCCCCGTCGCGTCGAATACACGCGCCGGGGAAACATCTGTACGATATGATTTTGTGCGAAGCGAGGAAAATATATCAGGGTTGTCGTTGCGAAGAATGTGAATTTCTCTTATTTACCCCAACAATCCCGAGCGGAACGGATCGTCTCGAAGTGATACCGTTTCTCGAATCAATTTCGAACGTTCACGATGTATTATATCGGGGTACACGAGAACTGGGAACTATGTctccgaatgaaaattaaaatcggaATTTCTTAACCCTTTGAGAGCTATGGACGTGTATCCACGTCCTGAGAAAGTTACCGGTGTTGACTATGAACGTGTATATGCGTCCTGAGGAAGTTATCGGTGTTGACTATGAACGCATATATGCGTCCTGAGAAAGTGACCGGCGTTGACTATGGACTTATATATACGT
The sequence above is drawn from the Ptiloglossa arizonensis isolate GNS036 chromosome 1, iyPtiAriz1_principal, whole genome shotgun sequence genome and encodes:
- the LOC143149857 gene encoding uncharacterized protein LOC143149857, whose product is MRRAHVLLVCLLVVLDFYGTHGMQCYLCNSHNDSRCADKQPPDALKKDCSDLKDGAKYTMCRKITQVIEFSVNGLPADTRVIRGCGWDESNYKGKCYQRSGFGGRQEVCSCLTDYCNAATPSVLLPKSLILTCILGSFLLAFIRN